A DNA window from Maribellus comscasis contains the following coding sequences:
- a CDS encoding carboxylesterase/lipase family protein, which translates to MKNLFLIWGVIVGFLFLSCETQKDTLVKDAVQTENGWISGTYNELSGITSFKGIPFAAPPVGDLRWKAPHAAGSWDGVKKCNKFSASPVQGTPVPFSMWTQEFIAPQEPLNEDCLYLNVWTGAEKAGENRPVLVYIYGGGFSSGSGAVSVYNGEEMAKKGVVFLTVNYRVGVFGFLAHPELSAESEYNASGNYGLLDQIAALQWVNRNIEAFGGDPNKVTIAGQSAGAFSVNYLLASPLTKGLIHRAIAESGGAVLPTNKLARGNTLESAEQAGVKYAESLDANSVAELREKTAEEILAVRGPSAPIVDGYVIPKPMNEIFALGNQNDVPLILGWNQDEGFGGPPQSAEKFREQIKQQFGNEADKFLALFPLSTDEEAKEVQNDLGSIQSFGIQSYKWMNYQNETATSKVYIYRFERDLPYGEGMEDYGAFHTGEVPYAYNNLKMSPRPWKKEDYKLADIMSDYWVSFAEDGNPNCEELPEWQACAPENLKAMIFDLNVECKDLPNKEILSFLDNYYSNQ; encoded by the coding sequence ATGAAAAATTTATTTTTAATATGGGGAGTTATAGTCGGATTTCTTTTTCTTTCATGTGAAACACAAAAAGATACCCTGGTTAAAGATGCAGTTCAAACTGAAAATGGTTGGATTAGCGGTACTTATAACGAACTCAGCGGAATAACATCATTTAAGGGAATTCCCTTTGCTGCTCCGCCTGTAGGCGATTTACGCTGGAAGGCTCCTCATGCGGCCGGTTCATGGGATGGGGTTAAAAAATGTAACAAATTTTCAGCCAGTCCGGTACAAGGGACGCCGGTTCCGTTTTCAATGTGGACACAGGAGTTCATTGCTCCCCAAGAACCACTAAACGAAGATTGTTTATACCTGAACGTGTGGACAGGTGCGGAAAAAGCAGGTGAAAATCGTCCGGTTTTGGTATACATATACGGCGGAGGTTTTTCCAGCGGATCTGGTGCTGTTTCGGTTTACAACGGAGAAGAAATGGCAAAAAAAGGCGTGGTTTTTTTAACTGTAAACTATCGTGTTGGTGTTTTTGGGTTTTTGGCTCATCCGGAACTAAGCGCCGAGTCGGAATATAATGCGTCAGGAAATTACGGTTTATTGGATCAGATCGCTGCATTGCAATGGGTAAATAGAAATATCGAAGCTTTTGGTGGCGATCCAAATAAGGTTACCATTGCAGGGCAGTCGGCCGGAGCTTTTTCTGTTAATTATTTGCTTGCCTCTCCGCTAACCAAAGGATTGATTCACCGAGCTATTGCCGAAAGTGGCGGGGCTGTTTTACCGACCAATAAGTTAGCAAGAGGAAACACGCTGGAAAGTGCTGAGCAGGCAGGTGTGAAATATGCAGAATCATTAGATGCAAACTCTGTAGCAGAGTTGAGAGAAAAAACAGCAGAAGAAATTTTAGCGGTTCGCGGCCCTTCTGCTCCAATTGTTGATGGATATGTTATTCCCAAACCAATGAATGAAATTTTTGCCCTGGGAAATCAAAATGATGTCCCTTTAATTTTAGGTTGGAATCAGGATGAAGGATTTGGCGGACCACCACAATCTGCTGAAAAATTCAGAGAACAGATAAAACAACAGTTTGGGAACGAGGCTGATAAATTCCTGGCTTTATTTCCTCTTTCAACAGATGAAGAAGCAAAGGAAGTACAAAATGATTTGGGATCGATACAGAGTTTTGGTATTCAATCTTATAAATGGATGAATTACCAAAATGAAACTGCAACTTCAAAAGTGTATATCTATCGCTTTGAGCGCGATTTGCCTTATGGAGAAGGAATGGAAGACTACGGAGCGTTTCATACGGGAGAGGTGCCTTATGCCTACAATAACCTGAAAATGAGTCCTCGTCCATGGAAGAAAGAGGATTATAAACTGGCTGATATTATGTCTGATTATTGGGTGAGTTTTGCTGAAGATGGCAATCCAAACTGCGAAGAGCTTCCCGAATGGCAGGCATGTGCGCCGGAGAATTTAAAAGCAATGATTTTTGATTTAAATGTTGAATGCAAAGATCTTCCAAACAAGGAGATTCTAAGTTTTCTTGATAATTATTATTCTAACCAATAA
- a CDS encoding glycoside hydrolase family 3 protein, protein MKKSVFFKSMVFTVLFIVLFVTYSCSPKWSEEQKEGYNLVCNQGGQILSYSPVSGVVILEDDGFAFKDLNKNGTLDKYEDWRLSFDERAQDLATKMSVEQIAGLMLYSAHQSIPSGGRGPFGRATYNGKSFAESGAKASDLSDQQIKFLTDDNLRHVLITSVESPAVAAQWNNNMQALVEGIGLGIPGSTSSDPRHRTSADAEFNSGAGGNISMWPTSLGLAATFEPNIVRKFGEIASKEYRALGITTALSPQIDLATEPRWGRFSGTFGEDPQLDRDMAQAYVDGFQTSEGKAELKEGWGYSSVNAMVKHWPGGGPEEGGRDAHFAYGKYAVYPGENFKDHLIPFAEGAFRLDGPTGSASAVMPYYTISNGLDIAYKENVGNSYSKYLINDLLRGKYGYEGVICTDWGITKDNPAVNSFGTTSWGTEHLSVAERHYKVIMAGVDQFGGNNEMAPVIEAYNMGVKEYGEDLMRVRFEQSAVRLLRNIFRTGLFENPYLAVDKTEKTVGNPEFMAAGFEAQLKSIVLLKNSEATLPFKENPKVYLPKKYYPATRGRFGFGGSEEKWDYPVNLEIVKKYVEIEELPEQADYALVFIDSPNGGSGYSIDDVETGGNGYVPISLQYKEYTAKYARDVSIAGGDPLEDFTNRSYKNKSVTATNTKDLDLVLETRRKMGDKPVIVVVNVSNPMVFAEFERNADAIVVCFGVQDQAIMEILSGNVAPSGLLPFQMPASMKTVEEQFEDVPRDMRCHVDSEGNTYDFAFGLNWAGPINDKRVQKYK, encoded by the coding sequence ATGAAAAAGAGCGTATTCTTTAAGAGCATGGTTTTTACCGTATTGTTTATTGTTTTGTTTGTAACTTACAGTTGTAGCCCTAAGTGGTCCGAAGAACAAAAGGAAGGCTATAATCTGGTCTGTAATCAGGGAGGGCAAATCTTAAGCTATTCTCCGGTTTCCGGTGTTGTTATTTTGGAGGATGACGGCTTTGCTTTTAAAGATTTAAATAAGAACGGCACCTTGGACAAATATGAAGACTGGCGTTTGTCTTTTGATGAAAGAGCTCAGGATTTGGCAACTAAAATGTCGGTTGAACAAATTGCCGGCTTAATGTTGTATAGTGCACACCAATCAATCCCTTCCGGAGGAAGAGGCCCCTTTGGTAGAGCTACATACAACGGAAAGTCTTTTGCTGAAAGTGGAGCAAAAGCAAGTGACTTATCAGACCAGCAGATTAAGTTTTTAACAGATGATAATTTACGACATGTGCTGATTACCTCTGTCGAATCACCAGCGGTAGCAGCGCAATGGAATAACAATATGCAGGCTTTGGTGGAAGGAATTGGGTTGGGAATTCCGGGAAGTACCAGTTCTGATCCGCGTCACAGAACCTCGGCTGATGCCGAATTTAATTCAGGTGCCGGAGGAAACATTTCTATGTGGCCGACCTCTCTGGGTTTGGCAGCTACTTTTGAGCCGAATATTGTTAGAAAATTTGGAGAAATAGCTTCAAAAGAGTACCGGGCCTTAGGGATAACAACGGCATTATCACCTCAGATTGATTTGGCCACAGAACCACGCTGGGGACGTTTTAGCGGAACCTTTGGAGAAGATCCGCAATTAGACAGGGATATGGCACAAGCTTATGTTGATGGATTTCAAACTTCAGAGGGTAAGGCAGAATTAAAGGAAGGATGGGGATATTCCAGCGTAAATGCCATGGTTAAACACTGGCCTGGCGGAGGTCCTGAAGAAGGCGGGCGCGATGCACATTTTGCATATGGGAAATATGCTGTATATCCCGGGGAAAATTTTAAAGATCATCTTATTCCTTTTGCCGAAGGAGCGTTTAGATTAGATGGCCCTACAGGCTCGGCTTCGGCCGTAATGCCATATTATACTATTTCAAATGGTTTAGATATAGCGTATAAAGAGAATGTGGGTAACAGTTACAGTAAGTATTTAATTAATGACCTTTTGCGGGGAAAATATGGTTATGAAGGAGTGATTTGTACTGATTGGGGCATCACCAAAGATAATCCGGCTGTAAATTCATTTGGAACAACATCGTGGGGAACAGAGCATCTCTCCGTTGCTGAAAGACATTATAAGGTAATTATGGCAGGCGTTGACCAGTTTGGAGGGAATAACGAAATGGCCCCGGTTATTGAAGCCTATAACATGGGTGTAAAAGAATACGGAGAAGATCTTATGCGCGTAAGATTTGAGCAGTCTGCAGTTCGTCTTTTGCGAAACATTTTCCGGACGGGCTTGTTTGAAAATCCTTATCTGGCAGTTGATAAAACGGAGAAGACAGTTGGTAATCCTGAATTTATGGCCGCCGGATTTGAGGCACAGCTCAAATCGATAGTTTTGCTAAAAAATAGTGAAGCCACCCTTCCTTTTAAAGAAAATCCCAAAGTTTATTTACCTAAAAAATATTATCCTGCAACCCGGGGGAGATTTGGATTTGGTGGTTCTGAAGAGAAATGGGACTATCCGGTTAATCTGGAAATTGTGAAGAAATATGTTGAAATTGAAGAGCTGCCTGAGCAAGCTGATTATGCACTCGTTTTTATTGACAGTCCAAATGGAGGAAGTGGGTACAGCATTGATGATGTTGAAACTGGCGGAAACGGATATGTTCCCATTAGTCTGCAATACAAAGAATATACTGCAAAATACGCCAGGGATGTTAGTATAGCAGGAGGTGATCCATTGGAAGATTTCACAAACCGTTCCTATAAAAATAAATCGGTTACCGCTACTAATACAAAGGATCTTGACTTGGTTCTTGAGACAAGAAGGAAAATGGGAGATAAACCGGTGATTGTTGTTGTAAATGTTTCAAATCCAATGGTTTTTGCTGAATTTGAAAGGAATGCGGATGCTATTGTTGTATGTTTTGGTGTTCAGGATCAGGCAATAATGGAAATTCTTAGTGGTAATGTTGCTCCATCAGGCTTATTGCCTTTCCAAATGCCTGCAAGTATGAAAACTGTCGAGGAGCAATTCGAAGATGTTCCCAGGGATATGCGATGTCATGTTGATTCGGAGGGAAATACCTATGATTTTGCATTCGGATTAAATTGGGCGGGTCCAATAAACGACAAAAGGGTTCAGAAATACAAATAA
- the argS gene encoding arginine--tRNA ligase: protein MNIDKIIFDAVKKALNELYKLEANENQIQLQNTRKDFEGDVTLVVFPFLRFSKKSPEATAEEIGNYLLESIDVVENYNVIKGFLNLVVDKTYWLEVLREAYSQTEYGVKLPEEDSELAMVEYSSPNTNKPLHLGHIRNNLLGFSISEILKANGKKVVKTNIVNDRGIHICKSMYAWQMWGNGKTPENSGIKGDHLVGEFYVEFDKHYKAEITELVQKGISKEEAENQAPSILGARELLRKWEAKDEETVELWKTMNGWVYKGFDITYKKLGVDFDKIYYESETYLVGKEEVLRGLDEGIFYRKDDNSVWADLTKEGLDQKILLRSDGTSVYMTQDIGTAKMRFADFAIGKMVYVVGNEQNYHFQVLAHLLDKLGFEWGKDLYHFSYGMVELPSGKMKSREGTVVDADDLVEEMVNVARNMSKELGKLDSLSAQEAERTYRMIAMGALKYFILKVDPKKNMLFNPEESIDFNGNTGPFIQYTFARIQSVLRKAADNSFTIKETIQSGLLSDKEKDILKRISLFPGTVKEAGNNYSPAVIANYCYELVKEYNQFYHDHSILSEPDMDKRNFRLILSSTVGNIIKSGMNMLGIEMPERM, encoded by the coding sequence ATGAATATCGATAAAATAATTTTTGATGCTGTAAAAAAGGCTTTAAATGAATTATATAAATTGGAAGCCAATGAAAATCAGATTCAGTTGCAAAATACACGTAAAGACTTTGAAGGAGACGTAACACTTGTTGTTTTTCCTTTTTTACGCTTTTCAAAAAAATCACCTGAAGCAACAGCAGAAGAAATTGGGAATTACCTTTTAGAGTCGATTGACGTTGTTGAAAATTACAACGTTATAAAAGGATTTTTAAACCTGGTTGTCGATAAAACATATTGGTTAGAAGTTTTACGGGAAGCTTATTCCCAAACAGAATATGGAGTAAAATTACCTGAAGAGGATTCCGAACTGGCGATGGTTGAGTATTCCTCTCCCAACACAAACAAACCCTTACATTTGGGACATATCAGAAACAATTTATTAGGTTTTTCAATCTCCGAAATATTAAAGGCCAATGGAAAAAAAGTTGTAAAAACCAACATTGTTAACGACCGTGGCATTCATATTTGCAAATCGATGTACGCCTGGCAAATGTGGGGAAATGGGAAAACTCCTGAGAATTCAGGTATAAAAGGCGATCACCTTGTGGGCGAATTTTATGTTGAATTTGACAAACACTACAAGGCGGAAATAACCGAATTGGTTCAAAAAGGAATATCAAAAGAAGAAGCCGAAAACCAGGCACCTTCCATTTTAGGGGCTCGTGAACTTTTAAGGAAATGGGAAGCAAAAGATGAGGAAACTGTTGAACTTTGGAAGACCATGAATGGATGGGTCTACAAAGGTTTTGATATTACCTACAAAAAACTTGGCGTAGATTTCGACAAAATCTATTATGAATCAGAAACCTATCTGGTAGGAAAAGAGGAAGTCCTCAGAGGATTAGATGAAGGGATTTTCTACCGGAAAGACGATAACTCGGTTTGGGCTGATTTAACAAAAGAAGGACTTGATCAAAAAATATTGCTGAGAAGCGATGGTACTTCGGTTTATATGACCCAGGATATTGGTACCGCAAAAATGCGCTTTGCCGATTTCGCTATTGGTAAAATGGTTTATGTTGTTGGGAATGAACAAAATTACCACTTTCAGGTTTTGGCTCATCTGCTTGATAAATTGGGGTTTGAATGGGGCAAAGATTTATATCATTTTTCATACGGTATGGTAGAACTTCCATCAGGGAAAATGAAATCGAGGGAAGGAACAGTGGTTGATGCTGACGATTTGGTGGAGGAAATGGTAAATGTTGCCAGAAATATGTCAAAGGAGCTTGGCAAACTTGATTCCCTGTCAGCTCAGGAGGCAGAAAGAACCTACCGGATGATTGCAATGGGGGCGCTTAAATATTTTATATTAAAAGTAGATCCTAAGAAAAATATGCTGTTCAATCCAGAAGAATCCATCGATTTTAATGGAAATACCGGTCCATTTATTCAGTATACTTTTGCGCGTATTCAATCGGTGTTAAGAAAAGCAGCTGACAACAGTTTTACCATAAAAGAAACAATACAATCAGGTTTGCTTTCAGATAAGGAGAAAGATATCCTGAAAAGGATTTCTCTATTTCCGGGCACTGTTAAAGAGGCAGGTAATAATTACAGTCCGGCGGTAATTGCAAATTATTGTTACGAACTGGTAAAAGAATATAACCAGTTTTATCATGATCATTCTATCCTTTCAGAACCCGATATGGATAAAAGAAATTTCCGTTTGATATTATCATCTACAGTTGGTAATATTATAAAATCAGGGATGAATATGCTTGGTATAGAAATGCCTGAAAGAATGTAA
- a CDS encoding NUDIX hydrolase, whose protein sequence is MTADSHTINTSDFLDHISLDCVIFGFHNNELKVLTLQLKYTRDYALPGGFLKTNETLEEAAKRVLQERTGLDNIFLKQFKVFSDLARAATNPAVNDLVASGIKPDLDFFGKRFISVGFYALVEYTKVEPTPDFFSDKCIWKNVNENESYILDHNQIIEKALDVLRLQLSYQPIGYNLLPEKFTMPELQKLYETILGKELDRRNFQRKMLSYKILNKLDERKRGGAYKAPYLYEFNLENYQKALSHGLSGGW, encoded by the coding sequence TTGACAGCGGATTCACATACCATAAATACTTCAGACTTTCTTGACCATATCTCGCTGGATTGTGTAATTTTCGGATTCCACAATAACGAACTAAAGGTTCTGACCCTTCAATTAAAATATACCAGGGATTATGCATTGCCTGGTGGTTTTTTAAAAACCAATGAAACTCTCGAAGAAGCCGCAAAAAGGGTTTTGCAGGAAAGAACCGGGTTGGATAATATTTTTCTGAAACAGTTTAAAGTATTTAGTGATTTGGCTCGTGCCGCAACAAATCCGGCGGTTAACGACTTAGTGGCTTCCGGAATTAAACCTGATTTAGATTTTTTCGGTAAACGATTTATTTCTGTTGGATTTTACGCTCTTGTTGAGTACACCAAAGTAGAGCCTACCCCCGACTTCTTTTCTGATAAATGCATATGGAAAAATGTAAATGAAAATGAGTCTTATATTTTGGATCATAATCAAATAATAGAGAAAGCATTGGATGTTTTACGTCTTCAGTTAAGTTATCAACCTATTGGTTACAATTTATTGCCGGAAAAATTTACCATGCCTGAACTTCAAAAATTATATGAAACCATTTTAGGAAAGGAACTTGACCGTAGAAATTTTCAAAGAAAAATGTTATCCTACAAAATTCTCAATAAACTGGATGAACGTAAAAGAGGGGGAGCCTACAAAGCGCCTTATTTATATGAATTCAACCTTGAGAATTACCAGAAAGCGCTTAGTCATGGTCTAAGCGGGGGATGGTAA